The Apodemus sylvaticus chromosome 22, mApoSyl1.1, whole genome shotgun sequence genome includes a region encoding these proteins:
- the P2rx4 gene encoding P2X purinoceptor 4, with product MAGCCSVLAAFLFEYDTPRIVLIRSRKVGLMNRVVQLLILAYVIGWVFVWEKGYQETDSVVSSVTTKAKGVAVTNTSQLGFRIWDVADYVVPAQEENSLFIMTNMIITVNQMQGTCPEIPDKTSICNSDANCTLGSADTHSSGIGTGRCVPFNESVKTCEVTAWCPVENDAGVPTPAFLKAAENFTLLVKNNIWYPKFNFSKRNILPNITTSYLKSCIYDAQTDPFCPIFRLGKIVEDAGHSFQDMAVEGGIMGIQIKWDCNLDRAASLCLPRYSFRRLDTRDPEHNVSPGYNFRFAKYYRDLAGNEQRTLTKAYGIRFDIIVFGKAGKFDIIPTMINVGSGLALLGVATVLCDVIVLYCMKKRYYYRDKKYKYVEDYEQGLSGEMDQ from the exons ATGGCGGGCTGCTGCTCCGTGCTCGCGGCCTTCCTGTTCGAGTACGACACGCCGCGCATCGTGCTCATCCGCAGCCGTAAAGTGGGGCTCATGAACCGCGTCGTGCAGCTGCTCATCCTGGCTTACGTCATCGG ATGGGTGTTCGTGTGGGAAAAGGGCTACCAGGAAACGGACTCTGTGGTCAGCTCCGTGACAACCAAAGCCAAAGGTGTGGCTGTGACCAACACGTCTCAACTTGGGTTCCGGATCTGGGATGTGGCAGACTACGTGGTCCCAGCTCAG GAGGAAAACTCTCTCTTCATCATGACCAACATGATTATCACTGTGAACCAGATGCAGGGCACCTGTCCAGAG ATTCCCGATAAGACCAGCATTTGCAATTCAGACGCCAACTGCACTCTCGGCTCCGCGGACACCCACAGCAGTG GAATTGGGACTGGAAGGTGTGTTCCATTCAATGAGTCTGTGAAGACCTGTGAGGTGACTGCATGGTGCCCCGTGGAGAACGACGCTGGGGTGCCAAC GCCAGCCTTCTTAAAGGCTGCAGAAAACTTCACCCTCTTGGTAAAGAACAACATCTGGTACCCCAAGTTTAATTTCAGCAA GAGGAACATCCTCCCCAACATCACCACCTCCTACCTCAAGTCGTGCATTTATGATGCTCAGACGGATCCCTTCTGCCCCATATTCCGTCTCGGCAAAATCGTGGAGGATGCGGGGCACAGCTTCCAGGATATGGCGGTTGAG GGAGGCATCATGGGTATCCAGATCAAGTGGGACTGCAACCTTGACAgagctgcctccctctgcctgcccAGATATTCCTTCCGGCGCCTTGACACCCGGGACCCGGAACACAACGTGTCTCCTGGCTACAATTTCAG ATTTGCCAAGTACTACAGGGACCTCGCTGGCAACGAGCAGCGCACACTCACCAAGGCATATGGCATCCGCTTTGACATCATCGTGTTTGGCAAG GCCGGGAAGTTTGACATCATCCCTACCATGATCAACGTCGGCTCTGGCCTGGCGCTCCTAGGCGTG GCGACCGTGCTATGTGACGTCATAGTCCTCTACTGCATGAAGAAGAGATACTACTACCGGGACAAGAAATACAAATACGTGGAAGACTACGAGCAG GGTCTTTCGGGGGAGATGGACCAGTGA